One Mercurialis annua linkage group LG3, ddMerAnnu1.2, whole genome shotgun sequence DNA window includes the following coding sequences:
- the LOC126673311 gene encoding AP-1 complex subunit mu-2-like encodes MAGAASALFLLDIKGRVLIWRDYRGDVSSVQAERFFTKLIEKEGDPESHDPVVYDNGITYMFVQHNNIYLMIASRQNCNAASLLLFLHRLIDVFKHYFEELEEESLRDNFVVVYELLDEIMDFGFPQFTEAKILSEFIKTDAYRMEVTQRPPMAVTNAVSWRSEGIRYKKNEVFLDVVESVNILVNSNGQIVRSDVVGALKMRTYLSGMPECKLGLNDRVLLEAQGRATKGKSIDLDDIKFHQCVRLARFENDRTISFVPPDGAFDLMTYRLSTQVKPLIWVEAQVERHSRSRVEIMVKARSQFKERSTATNVEIELPVPSDATNPNIRSSMGSATYAPENDALVWKIKSFSGNKEYMLRAEFKLPSITAEEAAPERKAPIRVKFEIPYFTVSGIQVRYLKIIEKSGYHALPWVRYITMAGEYELRLI; translated from the exons ATGGCCGGCGCCGCTTCGGCGCTCTTTCTACTGGATATAAAAGGCCGTGTCCTGATTTGGCGCGATTATCGCGGTGACGTGTCTTCCGTTCAAGCCGAACGCTTCTTCACCAAGCTTATCGAGAAAGAG GGAGATCCAGAGTCACATGATCCAGTTGTATATGACAATGGAATCACTTACATGTTTGTACAACACAATAATATTTACTTAATGATTGCCTCTAGGCAGAATTGCAATGCTGCTAGCCTTCTTTTATTTCTTCACCGTTTAATCGAT GTGTTTAAGCATTATTTTGAAGAGTTGGAAGAGGAATCTTTGAGAGATAACTTCGTTGTCGTG TATGAATTGCTTGATGAAATTATGGACTTCGGTTTCCCTCAATTTACTGAAGCAAAGATTCTCAGTGAGTTTATTAAGACTGATGCTTATAGAATGGAAGTCACTCAACGACCTCCTATGGCTGTAACAAACGCTGTTTCTTGGCGTAGTGAAGGAATTCGGTACAAAAAGAATGAA GTTTTTTTAGATGTGGTAGAGAGTGTCAACATACTTGTCAACAGCAATGGACAAATAGTACGCTCAGATGTTGTTGGAGCGCTAAAGATGAGAACATATTTGAG TGGCATGCCTGAATGTAAGCTTGGCCTAAATGATAGAGTGCTTTTGGAGGCTCAAGGTCGAGCAACAAAAGGGAAATCTATTGATCTGGATGATATCAAGTTTCATCA GTGTGTACGTCTGGCTAGATTTGAAAATGACCGGACAATATCCTTCGTACCGCCAGATGGAGCTTTCGATTTGATGACATATAGGCTTAGTACTCAG GTAAAACCTCTCATTTGGGTGGAAGCTCAAGTTGAAAGGCATTCCAGAAGTAGAGTTGAGATAATGGTAAAAGCTCGGAGCCAGTTCAAGGAGCGCAG CACTGCAACTAATGTTGAAATCGAATTGCCCGTGCCATCTGAcgcaacaaatcctaatattcgGTCATCAATGGGTTCTGCTACATATGCCCCTGAAAATGATGCTTTGGTCTGGAAAATCAAGTCTTTCTCTGGTAATAAG GAGTACATGTTGAGGGCAGAGTTTAAACTTCCTAGTATAACAGCTGAAGAAGCTGCTCCGGAGAGAAAAGCTCCAATTCGTGTGAAGTTTGAGATACCATATTTTACTGTATCTGGTATTCAG GTTCGCTACCTAAAGATCATCGAAAAAAGTGGATATCACGCTCTGCCCTGGGTCAGATACATAACAATGGCCGGCGAATATGAATTGAGACTAATATAA
- the LOC126673310 gene encoding tryptophan aminotransferase-related protein 2 isoform X3, with the protein MIYLCPPLLLRPTVIETESLILIMAIRPCMKDSGNKWEIRRRSSSLAGNQVHKMVGNAVTEDRYIVVGTGSTQLYQAVLYALASQDAHEPISVVTAAPYYSSYPAITDCLKSGLYKWAGDARSFEKKGQYIELVTSPNNPDGFVRQSVVNRSEGILVHDLAYYWPQYTPISSPSDHDIMLFTVSKSTGHAGMRIGWALVKDREVAKKMIKYIELNSIGVSKDSQLRAARVLKVVADSYESPSDSSDTLFGFAYHIMAERWQLLRAAVQHSGIFSLPKFSPGFCNYLKRAFEPQPAFAWLKCEESIEDCEKFLRSNGILTRSGKHFGVGPQYVRISLLDRDDTFELFIDRLSNIVIDNVNR; encoded by the exons TGGCGATCCGACCATGTATGAAAGATTCTGGCAACAAATGGGAGATAAGGCGACGATCGTCATCCCTGGCTGGCAATCA GGTGCACAAAATGGTGGGCAATGCAGTGACCGAGGATCGATATATTGTAGTGGGGACAGGGTCTACTCAGCTATATCAGGCTGTGTTATATGCACTTGCTTCCCAAGATGCACATGAGCCCATCAGTGTTGTAACTGCTGCCCCATACTACTCT TCCTATCCTGCCATAACAGATTGCCTCAAGTCCGGTCTTTACAAGTGGGCAGGCGATGCCCGAAGCTTCGAAAAAAAGGGACAATACATAGAGCTAGTGACGTCCCCTAATAACCCTGACGGATTTGTGAGGCAGTCTGTCGTAAACAGAAGCGAGGGGATATTGGTGCACGATCTCGCCTACTATTGGCCACAATACACTCCGATATCTTCGCCTTCTGATCATGACATTATGCTGTTTACTGTCTCTAAGAGCACTGGACATGCCGGAATGCGCATAGG TTGGGCTCTTGTCAAAGATAGAGAAGtggctaaaaagatgataaaGTACATTGAGCTTAACAGCATAGGTGTATCCAAAGACTCGCAGCTTCGGGCAGCTAGAGTTTTGAAAGTTGTTGCCGATAGCTACGAGTCTCCCAGCGACAGTTCCGATACTCTTTTTGGGTTTGCCTATCACATTATGGCGGAGAGATGGCAACTTCTAAGGGCAGCGGTGCAGCATAGTGGCATTTTCAGCTTGCCCAAATTCTCTCCCGGATTCTGCAATTACCTCAAAAGAGCCTTCGAGCCTCAACCTG CATTTGCATGGTTAAAATGCGAAGAATCAATCGAGGATTGTGAAAAGTTCCTCCGGTCTAATGGAATCTTGACGAGAAGCGGAAAACACTTCGGAGTTGGCCCGCAGTATGTTAGAATTAGTTTGTTAGATCGGGACGATACTTTTGAATTATTCATAGATAGATTGTCCAATATTGTTATTGACAATGTGAACAGATGA
- the LOC126673310 gene encoding tryptophan aminotransferase-related protein 2 isoform X2, translated as MLKGKEVDAYMWEPYGFYVLSTSFWPLGSSKFYRNKAYDLCCILLGHIKSGAFLVQHFVGSYKDTIPIITRIFVAIRPCMKDSGNKWEIRRRSSSLAGNQVHKMVGNAVTEDRYIVVGTGSTQLYQAVLYALASQDAHEPISVVTAAPYYSSYPAITDCLKSGLYKWAGDARSFEKKGQYIELVTSPNNPDGFVRQSVVNRSEGILVHDLAYYWPQYTPISSPSDHDIMLFTVSKSTGHAGMRIGWALVKDREVAKKMIKYIELNSIGVSKDSQLRAARVLKVVADSYESPSDSSDTLFGFAYHIMAERWQLLRAAVQHSGIFSLPKFSPGFCNYLKRAFEPQPAFAWLKCEESIEDCEKFLRSNGILTRSGKHFGVGPQYVRISLLDRDDTFELFIDRLSNIVIDNVNR; from the exons ATGTTAAAAGGAAAAGAAGTAGATGCATATATGTGGGAGCCATATGGATTCTATGTATTGAGCACTTCCTTTTGGCCTTTGGGAAGTTCTAAATTCTATAGAAATAAAGCATATGATCTGTGTTGCATTCTTTTAGGTCATATAAAAAGTGGGGCTTTCTTGGTTCAGCACTTTGTGGGATCCTACAAGGATACAATACCAATTATAACCAGGATCTTTG TGGCGATCCGACCATGTATGAAAGATTCTGGCAACAAATGGGAGATAAGGCGACGATCGTCATCCCTGGCTGGCAATCA GGTGCACAAAATGGTGGGCAATGCAGTGACCGAGGATCGATATATTGTAGTGGGGACAGGGTCTACTCAGCTATATCAGGCTGTGTTATATGCACTTGCTTCCCAAGATGCACATGAGCCCATCAGTGTTGTAACTGCTGCCCCATACTACTCT TCCTATCCTGCCATAACAGATTGCCTCAAGTCCGGTCTTTACAAGTGGGCAGGCGATGCCCGAAGCTTCGAAAAAAAGGGACAATACATAGAGCTAGTGACGTCCCCTAATAACCCTGACGGATTTGTGAGGCAGTCTGTCGTAAACAGAAGCGAGGGGATATTGGTGCACGATCTCGCCTACTATTGGCCACAATACACTCCGATATCTTCGCCTTCTGATCATGACATTATGCTGTTTACTGTCTCTAAGAGCACTGGACATGCCGGAATGCGCATAGG TTGGGCTCTTGTCAAAGATAGAGAAGtggctaaaaagatgataaaGTACATTGAGCTTAACAGCATAGGTGTATCCAAAGACTCGCAGCTTCGGGCAGCTAGAGTTTTGAAAGTTGTTGCCGATAGCTACGAGTCTCCCAGCGACAGTTCCGATACTCTTTTTGGGTTTGCCTATCACATTATGGCGGAGAGATGGCAACTTCTAAGGGCAGCGGTGCAGCATAGTGGCATTTTCAGCTTGCCCAAATTCTCTCCCGGATTCTGCAATTACCTCAAAAGAGCCTTCGAGCCTCAACCTG CATTTGCATGGTTAAAATGCGAAGAATCAATCGAGGATTGTGAAAAGTTCCTCCGGTCTAATGGAATCTTGACGAGAAGCGGAAAACACTTCGGAGTTGGCCCGCAGTATGTTAGAATTAGTTTGTTAGATCGGGACGATACTTTTGAATTATTCATAGATAGATTGTCCAATATTGTTATTGACAATGTGAACAGATGA
- the LOC126674627 gene encoding oleosin Cor a 15-like: MADRQLQQKQWGGEHKGAGPSTSTILAVVTLLPLSGTLLFLAGVTLTGTMIGLAVTTPLFVICSPVLVPAAFVIGLAVTGFLASGAFGITALSSLSWMFNYLKMRGILPQRFDQAKRRVQETTGQLGQKAREMGQTVQGKAQEVTGKT; the protein is encoded by the coding sequence ATGGCGGACCGTCAACTACAACAAAAACAATGGGGCGGCGAACACAAAGGTGCCGGCCCTTCGACCTCAACGATTTTAGCTGTGGTTACTCTTTTGCCTCTTAGTGGCACTCTTCTCTTCCTCGCCGGTGTTACTCTCACCGGAACAATGATCGGGTTAGCTGTAACAACCCCACTTTTTGTGATATGTAGCCCAGTTCTTGTCCCGGCAGCTTTTGTTATTGGTCTGGCTGTTACGGGGTTTTTGGCATCGGGTGCTTTTGGGATCACTGCACTCTCGTCTCTGTCGTGGATGTTCAACTATTTGAAGATGAGAGGCATTTTGCCGCAGAGGTTTGACCAGGCGAAGCGGCGCGTGCAGGAGACGACGGGGCAGTTGGGCCAGAAGGCTAGAGAGATGGGGCAGACTGTTCAGGGTAAGGCTCAAGAAGTGACCGGCAAGACATAa
- the LOC126671381 gene encoding protein LATERAL ORGAN BOUNDARIES, whose translation MASSSSYNSPCAACKFLRRKCMPGCIFAPYFPPEEPQKFANVHKIFGASNVTKLLNELLPHQREDAVNSLAYEAEARVRDPVYGCVGAISFLQRQVQRLQKELDAANADLIRFACSEIPTAMATSSVQPMVAAHRQRPRMGNDEGAGGNFYHGTSGMVLPYNFPWNDDNEEGGGGGGRGSM comes from the coding sequence ATGGCATCATCAAGCTCTTACAATTCTCCATGCGCCGCCTGCAAGTTCTTGCGAAGAAAATGCATGCCCGGTTGCATATTCGCACCATATTTCCCACCAGAGGAGCCACAGAAATTCGCAAACGTCCACAAGATTTTCGGAGCAAGTAACGTGACAAAGCTGCTCAACGAGCTCCTCCCCCACCAAAGAGAAGATGCAGTCAACTCCCTCGCCTATGAAGCCGAAGCCAGAGTAAGAGATCCAGTTTATGGCTGCGTTGGCGCAATCTCATTCCTTCAAAGACAAGTCCAAAGGCTGCAGAAAGAACTCGACGCAGCAAATGCTGACCTAATCCGCTTTGCTTGCAGTGAAATCCCGACAGCTATGGCGACAAGTTCAGTTCAGCCAATGGTAGCAGCTCATCGACAAAGGCCAAGAATGGGTAATGATGAAGGAGCTGGAGGTAATTTTTACCATGGAACTTCTGGTATGGTTCTTCCTTATAATTTTCCATGGAATGATGACAATGAAGAAGGTGGTGGAGGAGGAGGAAGAGGAAGCATGTGA